In Promicromonospora sp. Populi, one genomic interval encodes:
- a CDS encoding DedA family protein produces the protein MTTQSFATTVADWAVGLMETLGAPGAGVAIALENLFPPLPSEVILPLAGFTAAQGSLVLWQVLVWTTAGSVVGAVLLYGLGAWLGRDRLRAIVDKMPLVNLEDVDKAEAWFTRYGTWAVLIGRVIPIVRSLISIPAGVERMPIWRFLAFTTLGSGVWNTLLVGAGYLLGDQWHIVEEYVGVFQNVVIVAVVLLLVWWLVRMIQRRSADTPRHVRKR, from the coding sequence ATGACGACACAAAGCTTCGCCACTACCGTCGCCGACTGGGCCGTGGGGCTCATGGAGACGCTCGGCGCACCCGGTGCAGGCGTTGCGATCGCCCTCGAGAACCTCTTCCCGCCCCTGCCGAGCGAGGTGATCCTGCCGCTGGCCGGCTTCACCGCCGCGCAGGGCTCCCTCGTGCTCTGGCAGGTGCTGGTCTGGACGACGGCGGGCTCCGTGGTTGGCGCCGTCCTCCTGTACGGGCTGGGCGCGTGGCTGGGCCGCGACCGCCTGCGCGCCATCGTGGACAAGATGCCGCTCGTGAACCTGGAGGACGTCGACAAGGCCGAGGCATGGTTCACCCGGTATGGCACCTGGGCCGTGCTCATCGGCCGGGTCATCCCGATCGTGCGCAGCCTGATCTCCATCCCCGCCGGCGTGGAACGTATGCCGATCTGGCGGTTCCTCGCGTTCACCACGCTCGGCTCCGGCGTCTGGAACACTCTGCTGGTCGGCGCCGGATACCTGCTGGGGGACCAGTGGCACATCGTCGAGGAATACGTCGGGGTGTTCCAGAACGTAGTGATCGTGGCGGTCGTGCTCCTGCTGGTCTGGTGGCTGGTGCGGATGATCCAGCGACGCAGCGCGGACACCCCGCGGCACGTGCGGAAGCGCTGA
- a CDS encoding alpha/beta hydrolase, with translation MPSESTITFRSLDGLDLVGDLTIPDTPTDLGVVQVHGGGVTRHEAGFFDRMAAGLADAGVAALRFDLRGHGESGGKQEDLTLAGVLNDIQVALEELRTRTGVTRTSLVGQSFGGGICAYFAAKRPADVERLVLLCPQFNYKKRTIDSRVYWAGGHLSPEKARVLTEQGYIQHSPTFRHGRAIYNEVFWLQPHTVLDEIVAPTLIVHGTADTLVPIDTSVAAMDVLNNWSRLEKIEGAQHGFAVDNDPTYADPQSQAWQAHVISQVTDWVTAEN, from the coding sequence ATGCCGTCGGAGTCCACGATCACGTTCCGCTCACTCGACGGCTTGGACCTGGTCGGTGACCTGACTATCCCGGACACACCGACAGACCTCGGTGTCGTGCAGGTCCACGGCGGTGGCGTCACCCGGCACGAAGCAGGGTTCTTCGACCGCATGGCCGCCGGCCTCGCAGATGCAGGCGTGGCAGCACTTCGATTCGACCTCCGGGGGCACGGAGAGTCGGGCGGCAAGCAGGAAGACCTGACCCTGGCGGGCGTGCTGAACGACATCCAGGTCGCTCTCGAAGAGCTCCGCACACGGACCGGCGTCACCCGTACATCCCTGGTTGGTCAGAGCTTCGGCGGCGGAATCTGCGCCTACTTCGCAGCCAAGCGGCCTGCCGACGTCGAACGCCTCGTGCTCCTGTGCCCCCAGTTCAACTACAAGAAGCGCACGATCGACTCGCGCGTCTACTGGGCCGGCGGCCACCTGTCACCTGAGAAGGCCAGGGTGTTGACCGAGCAGGGATACATCCAGCACTCCCCCACCTTTCGGCACGGACGCGCCATCTACAACGAGGTGTTCTGGCTCCAGCCCCACACCGTCCTGGACGAGATCGTCGCACCGACGTTGATCGTGCACGGCACCGCCGACACGCTGGTCCCGATCGACACCTCAGTCGCCGCGATGGACGTGCTCAACAACTGGTCGCGGCTGGAGAAGATCGAGGGCGCCCAGCACGGCTTCGCCGTCGACAACGACCCGACCTATGCCGACCCGCAGTCCCAGGCCTGGCAGGCACACGTCATCAGCCAGGTCACCGATTGGGTCACCGCCGAGAACTGA
- a CDS encoding ketopantoate reductase family protein: protein MAETPIVVLGGGAIGGLVAAMLQQAGHDVVVVAREKTAQQITDHGLDVQTDEFGTWHAPLAATTAVPHGASVIVAVKSEGVHDAARLLTGTAPTAVISLLNGLDHLVTLRAALPGVRVIGATIAGETLRTGAGDFGPARIRHRGTLLRTVVPDDAAHLSLVTALRDTPIEVLTGGTDAEVLWKKLRFLAPLALLTTAWGSGIGDALTRDPALTTGLLTEIAATATAEDVPTTAEDLHGILAGFPAPMRSSLQADIEAGLPGELDAIGGAVGRRAATHGIATPVLDTVIAKIRAGLSDADHTS from the coding sequence ATGGCTGAAACCCCCATCGTCGTCCTCGGAGGCGGCGCCATCGGCGGCCTGGTCGCCGCGATGCTCCAGCAGGCAGGACACGACGTCGTAGTCGTCGCCCGCGAGAAGACCGCCCAGCAGATCACGGATCACGGCCTAGACGTCCAGACCGACGAGTTCGGCACCTGGCACGCCCCACTCGCCGCGACGACGGCGGTGCCCCACGGCGCCAGCGTGATCGTGGCGGTCAAGTCCGAGGGCGTGCACGACGCCGCCAGGCTCCTCACCGGCACCGCCCCCACCGCGGTGATCTCCCTGCTCAACGGCCTGGACCACCTCGTCACCCTCCGGGCCGCGCTCCCCGGCGTCCGGGTCATCGGCGCCACCATCGCGGGCGAGACCCTGCGCACCGGCGCGGGCGACTTCGGCCCGGCTCGCATCCGCCACCGCGGCACCCTGCTCCGCACAGTCGTGCCCGACGACGCCGCGCACCTCAGCCTGGTGACCGCACTCCGCGACACCCCCATCGAGGTCCTCACCGGCGGAACCGACGCCGAGGTGCTGTGGAAGAAGCTGCGCTTCCTCGCCCCGCTCGCGCTGCTGACCACCGCCTGGGGCTCCGGTATCGGAGACGCGCTGACCCGCGACCCCGCCCTGACCACCGGCCTCCTGACCGAGATCGCGGCGACCGCCACCGCCGAGGACGTACCCACCACCGCCGAGGACCTGCACGGCATCCTGGCTGGCTTCCCCGCCCCGATGCGTTCGTCCCTGCAGGCCGACATCGAAGCCGGCCTGCCAGGCGAGCTCGACGCCATCGGCGGAGCAGTCGGCCGCCGGGCCGCGACCCACGGCATCGCCACCCCGGTGCTGGACACCGTCATCGCGAAGATCCGCGCGGGGCTCTCCGACGCCGATCACACGTCGTGA
- a CDS encoding DNA/RNA helicase domain-containing protein encodes MVDDGAQELVLSGVVGEGDRMSPDAPVHSTTGFEIEDRPYNTRTGAHLRERGGRYTNWPVVYVLSRRREVYVGETVNVAKRMDQHRRLKGDLKQLRIVLADTFHKSVCLDLESRLITYLAGDGCTVRNRNGGITDADYYRRSEYQETFSEIFDALRERGVLKRSIREIENSDLFKYSPFKALTPNQASVVESVAEGLLDDIEAGRSTTSVIQGEPGTGKTIVGVFLLKLLKDIADAEPEPVDGDAMFSDLFTEGYPDLVRGKRLGLVVPQQSLRETIKRVFRTTAGLNPSMVLSPFAVGNATKKFDLLVVDEAHRLGQRASQANGAMNKQFAAINKRLFGEDDLRYTQLDWIRAQSGHQVLMLDTEQSVMPADLPQTKQKAVVEEARRVRRLYTLTSQMRVQAGADYVQYVRDVLADAADEPGGAPFFPYDLRMFDDFSEMVTAVRRKDREHGLARLVAGYAWPWLSRDKPTDDAPYDIEIDGKRLRWNRKATDWVDSSTSLDEVGSIHTIQGYDLNYAGVIIGPDLRLDERGRIAMDRTNYFDRKGQANNHMLGIDYTDDDLLRFVRNVYGVLLTRGMLGTYVYVCDPALREKLRPYFSTGRQG; translated from the coding sequence ATGGTTGATGACGGGGCTCAGGAGCTTGTCCTCAGTGGGGTAGTGGGCGAAGGAGACCGGATGTCGCCCGACGCTCCGGTGCACAGCACGACCGGCTTTGAGATCGAGGATCGGCCCTACAACACGAGGACCGGCGCGCACCTTCGGGAGCGGGGCGGCAGATACACGAACTGGCCCGTCGTCTACGTGCTCAGCAGGCGGCGCGAGGTCTATGTGGGCGAGACGGTCAACGTCGCGAAGCGCATGGACCAGCACCGGCGGTTGAAGGGTGACCTGAAGCAGCTGCGGATCGTTCTGGCCGACACGTTCCACAAGTCTGTGTGTCTCGATCTCGAGTCGCGTCTCATCACGTATCTCGCGGGCGACGGGTGCACGGTGCGTAACCGCAACGGTGGGATCACCGATGCCGACTACTACCGACGCAGTGAGTATCAAGAGACGTTCAGTGAGATCTTCGACGCGCTGCGCGAGCGGGGAGTGCTCAAGCGGAGCATTCGTGAGATCGAGAACTCTGACCTGTTCAAGTACTCGCCGTTCAAGGCGCTTACGCCGAACCAGGCAAGTGTTGTCGAGAGCGTCGCGGAAGGGCTCCTGGATGACATCGAGGCAGGCCGCAGCACCACCTCGGTGATCCAGGGCGAGCCTGGCACCGGGAAGACCATCGTCGGGGTGTTTCTACTCAAACTCCTCAAGGATATTGCTGACGCTGAACCGGAGCCGGTCGACGGGGACGCGATGTTCTCGGACCTGTTCACAGAGGGATACCCGGACCTGGTGCGGGGCAAGCGTCTCGGACTCGTGGTGCCGCAGCAGTCGCTGCGCGAGACGATCAAGCGAGTCTTCAGGACGACCGCGGGGCTGAACCCCTCGATGGTGCTCAGCCCGTTCGCAGTTGGCAACGCAACGAAGAAGTTCGACCTGCTCGTCGTGGACGAGGCGCATCGGCTCGGGCAAAGGGCCAGCCAGGCGAATGGCGCTATGAACAAACAATTCGCTGCGATCAACAAGCGGTTGTTCGGTGAGGACGACCTGCGCTATACCCAGCTCGACTGGATCCGCGCCCAGAGCGGGCACCAGGTGCTCATGCTCGACACCGAGCAGAGCGTGATGCCGGCAGACCTTCCGCAAACCAAGCAGAAAGCTGTTGTCGAGGAGGCGCGGCGCGTGAGGCGCCTCTACACACTCACATCGCAGATGCGGGTCCAGGCCGGTGCCGATTACGTGCAGTACGTGCGTGACGTGCTGGCGGACGCCGCGGATGAGCCGGGCGGAGCACCTTTCTTCCCCTACGACCTGCGGATGTTTGATGACTTTAGCGAGATGGTCACGGCGGTCCGCAGGAAGGATCGCGAACATGGGCTGGCGCGGTTGGTCGCGGGGTACGCCTGGCCCTGGCTGAGCAGGGACAAACCGACGGATGATGCGCCCTACGACATCGAGATCGATGGTAAGCGGCTGCGCTGGAACCGAAAGGCCACCGACTGGGTGGATTCATCGACGTCGCTCGATGAGGTCGGATCGATCCACACGATTCAGGGGTACGACCTGAACTATGCGGGCGTAATCATCGGTCCGGACCTGCGCCTTGACGAGCGCGGGCGGATCGCCATGGACCGCACCAACTACTTCGACAGGAAGGGGCAGGCTAACAACCACATGCTGGGGATCGACTACACCGACGACGACCTGCTCCGCTTCGTGCGAAACGTCTATGGGGTGCTGCTTACCCGCGGAATGCTCGGTACTTATGTCTATGTCTGCGATCCGGCGCTGCGGGAGAAGCTGCGACCATATTTTTCGACAGGGCGACAGGGGTGA
- a CDS encoding nucleotide pyrophosphohydrolase yields the protein MNDDATIESVRDRLRDFAVARDWGQFHTPKNLAMALGGEVGELLAEMQWLTDEQVHERLADAETRGAIEEEFADVFLYLVQLADVCGVDLVQAGHAKITRNVGRFPPSDTGS from the coding sequence ATGAACGATGACGCCACGATCGAGTCCGTACGCGACAGGCTCCGCGACTTCGCGGTTGCCCGGGATTGGGGCCAGTTCCACACACCCAAGAACCTCGCGATGGCGCTGGGCGGCGAGGTGGGCGAGCTCCTCGCCGAGATGCAGTGGCTGACGGACGAACAAGTCCACGAGAGGTTGGCCGATGCGGAGACACGCGGTGCGATCGAGGAGGAGTTCGCTGACGTCTTCCTCTACCTGGTCCAGCTCGCCGACGTCTGCGGGGTCGACCTAGTACAGGCGGGCCACGCGAAGATCACGAGGAACGTCGGACGGTTCCCGCCGTCGGACACCGGTTCCTGA
- a CDS encoding serine hydrolase domain-containing protein yields the protein MTDDRTAHTLRSIAPYLADWASFHAAYNGIPGLQLAVGRRGEVLVDLAWGKANLETGEDLTSDHLFRVASHSKTFTGVLVLQLVERGELRLDDAVGDLVPELDGSLAAGITVRELLGHQGGIIRDSSDGDFWQYRRPFLDRAEVLECVRTEGIVFEPNQHLKYSNIGYSLLGIIIEQVTGKSYDDVARTAVVEPLGLTRTGTELDPARAGEYAAGHTGRITHDDERQVIPHVDTRAMAAATGWYSTALEMVRYGSAHVFGDTTLVTDASKRIMQREESRVEVRGKELGRYGVGIEVGKVGDRAVVGHSGGYPGHITRTWIDPVDGIVVSALTNSVDGIANQIATGIFQLIDLALAAASEGPASPVPADAPVGRFANLWGVVDVVDLGGILHVINPRSPQPVEVTQRLVVSGGRLVQEPVAGFGTVGEPVQVERDVDGAITSLRIGGLTSWPIEQYRAQTGR from the coding sequence GTGACTGACGACCGCACCGCCCATACCCTCCGCTCGATCGCGCCCTACCTCGCCGACTGGGCCTCGTTCCACGCCGCGTACAACGGCATCCCCGGCCTCCAGCTGGCCGTCGGCCGCCGCGGCGAGGTCCTCGTGGACCTCGCCTGGGGCAAGGCGAACCTGGAGACGGGGGAGGACCTCACCAGCGACCACCTGTTCCGCGTCGCCTCCCACTCCAAGACGTTCACCGGCGTGCTCGTGCTGCAGCTCGTCGAGCGCGGCGAGCTGCGCCTGGACGACGCCGTTGGCGACCTCGTGCCCGAGCTCGACGGCTCGCTCGCCGCCGGCATCACCGTCCGCGAGCTGCTGGGCCACCAGGGCGGGATCATCCGCGACTCCTCCGACGGCGACTTCTGGCAGTACCGCCGCCCCTTCCTCGACCGCGCCGAGGTACTGGAGTGCGTACGCACCGAGGGCATCGTGTTCGAGCCCAATCAGCACCTCAAGTACTCGAACATCGGGTACAGCCTGCTCGGCATCATCATCGAGCAGGTCACGGGCAAGTCGTACGACGACGTGGCGCGCACCGCCGTCGTCGAACCACTGGGGCTGACCCGGACCGGGACCGAGCTCGACCCCGCCCGCGCAGGCGAGTACGCCGCCGGGCATACCGGCCGGATCACGCACGACGACGAGCGCCAGGTCATCCCGCACGTCGACACCCGCGCCATGGCAGCCGCCACCGGCTGGTACTCCACCGCGCTGGAGATGGTCCGCTACGGCAGCGCGCACGTGTTCGGCGACACCACGCTGGTCACCGACGCCAGCAAGCGCATCATGCAGCGCGAGGAGTCCCGCGTGGAGGTGCGCGGCAAGGAGCTCGGCCGGTACGGCGTCGGCATCGAGGTCGGCAAGGTCGGGGACCGCGCAGTCGTCGGGCACTCCGGCGGATACCCTGGGCACATCACCCGCACCTGGATCGACCCGGTGGACGGGATAGTGGTCTCGGCCCTGACCAACTCCGTCGACGGCATCGCCAACCAGATCGCGACCGGCATCTTCCAGCTGATCGACCTGGCGCTCGCAGCCGCGAGCGAGGGTCCGGCGTCACCGGTCCCCGCAGACGCGCCCGTCGGGCGGTTCGCCAACCTGTGGGGCGTGGTCGACGTCGTGGACCTCGGCGGGATCCTGCACGTGATCAACCCGCGCTCGCCGCAGCCGGTCGAGGTCACGCAACGGCTGGTTGTGTCCGGCGGTCGGCTGGTGCAGGAGCCAGTCGCCGGGTTCGGCACGGTCGGCGAGCCCGTCCAGGTCGAGCGGGACGTCGACGGCGCGATCACCTCGCTCCGGATCGGCGGCCTGACCTCATGGCCGATCGAGCAGTACCGGGCCCAGACCGGCAGGTAG
- a CDS encoding ABC transporter ATP-binding protein codes for MDTTVYFPADQPAPASGPATRAVRARGLAKTYGGGEAVVRALDGVDVDFEQGRFTAIMGPSGSGKSTLMHLLAGLDTATGGQAFLGETEITGLGDKALTRLRRDRVGFVFQQFNLLPMFTAEQNITLPVELAGGTVDRAWFDTLVETLGLGGRLTHRPGELSGGQQQRVAIARALIAQPDVVFADEPTGNLDSRSGAEVLSFLRRSVRELGRTIIMVTHDPSAAAYADRVVLIADGRIAGDISDPTPESAMAGLDALRTLEPAIATSPATGTTGTGI; via the coding sequence GTGGATACCACCGTGTACTTCCCGGCCGACCAGCCGGCCCCTGCGTCCGGCCCCGCCACCCGCGCCGTTCGTGCTCGGGGTCTGGCGAAGACGTATGGCGGGGGTGAGGCGGTGGTGCGGGCGTTGGACGGGGTGGATGTTGACTTCGAGCAGGGTCGGTTTACCGCGATCATGGGGCCGTCGGGGTCGGGTAAGTCGACGCTGATGCACCTGCTGGCCGGGTTGGACACGGCCACGGGTGGGCAGGCGTTTCTCGGGGAGACGGAGATCACCGGTCTGGGGGACAAGGCGCTGACGCGGTTGCGTCGCGACCGGGTGGGGTTCGTGTTCCAGCAGTTCAACCTGTTGCCGATGTTTACCGCGGAGCAGAACATCACGTTGCCGGTCGAGCTGGCCGGCGGCACGGTGGACCGGGCGTGGTTTGACACCCTGGTGGAGACCCTCGGGCTGGGTGGCCGGTTGACCCACCGTCCCGGGGAGCTCTCGGGTGGGCAGCAGCAGCGCGTCGCGATCGCTCGGGCGTTGATCGCGCAGCCGGACGTGGTGTTCGCGGACGAGCCGACCGGCAACCTCGATTCGCGTTCCGGCGCCGAAGTCCTCAGCTTTTTGCGGCGTTCGGTCCGGGAGCTGGGGCGCACGATCATCATGGTCACGCATGACCCGTCGGCGGCCGCGTACGCGGACCGGGTGGTATTGATCGCGGACGGGCGGATCGCGGGCGACATCTCCGACCCGACTCCCGAGTCCGCGATGGCCGGCCTGGACGCCCTACGCACCCTCGAACCCGCCATCGCCACCAGCCCCGCCACCGGCACCACCGGGACCGGTATCTGA
- a CDS encoding N-acetyltransferase family protein, whose amino-acid sequence MTEPRVRRAIVDDAGAIAVVHHAAWVKTYSDLLPADHWESDTVAHRTERWHDRLSGDASGRPLVAVVDGQVVGFAKSGATRGKDGIPAVRGYELWSLYVLPEHHGAGVGALLIDAALPAQRSAELWVAEANPRARRFYEKHGFVVDGARFTDDLEIVEIRMVRGR is encoded by the coding sequence GTGACTGAGCCACGTGTGCGGCGCGCGATCGTTGACGATGCTGGGGCGATCGCCGTCGTGCACCACGCCGCGTGGGTGAAGACGTACTCCGACTTGCTGCCCGCTGACCACTGGGAGAGCGACACAGTCGCGCACCGTACGGAGCGCTGGCACGACCGATTGTCCGGGGACGCTTCTGGGCGCCCACTTGTCGCCGTCGTCGACGGGCAGGTGGTGGGGTTCGCGAAGTCTGGAGCCACACGCGGGAAGGACGGTATTCCGGCGGTTCGTGGCTACGAGCTGTGGTCGCTGTACGTGCTTCCCGAGCACCACGGGGCGGGTGTTGGTGCGCTGCTGATCGACGCGGCGCTTCCTGCGCAGCGGTCGGCCGAGCTATGGGTAGCTGAGGCCAATCCGCGGGCGCGTCGGTTCTACGAGAAGCACGGGTTCGTCGTGGATGGTGCTCGCTTCACCGACGATCTTGAGATTGTGGAGATCCGGATGGTTCGAGGTCGGTGA
- a CDS encoding ABC transporter permease has product MATSFPTARLTLGQMRRSTGRLTAAGVAILISTAFVTVTLLAGGVIQGTTHDMVAAQYADADVVVSTGAQSQISFSTADIDAISAVDGVETVQPAVSWSGELRNGGQGGYQNFVPAPEDPRLSPLELTDGAWPTASDEVALTPEVAERLGVGLGDTATLTRTLYPEGWAESEAMDPAEELGEPEEVTETLTVTGLAADPYGAYSVFGGAAAVTTATLDAWNADEPFPNTVSDLLITLDTAPTGDTVPAALSAAVQEAAGDATAAGAQVSVQTTEAVATEQTAAQTGGQDLVFFVFVMTFAAIALLIAAMVITNTFQVLVAQRTRTLALLRCIGAGTSQLYRSVLLEAAILGVIASAAGILTGVVLAQVALMVAPSFDLGVPLPAAIALTWQSIVLPLAVGTGVTVLAALAPARSATRVAPLAALRPSDAPTLRARSGRARLVISLLCLVGGFGALGLGVALGMGGNPQFGLIAAVGGGALAFFGVVLSAVLWLPRVAAGLGSLVSRTGPASRLAVANTLRNPRRTAATSTALLIGVTLVTMMSTGAASARVSAENMLDESFPYDVSVSTSPEYLDGMLDAVADTPGITATTLVTNATVDLGGLEGMGVTAADPAELAAVVNVPDEAARLTDGSILLSQEAADSLSVGDGDSLTATGPAGSTDLTVVITAGGTLNRTITTGDLGRLFSDADIETQTYTDVWAHISGGEPMDVLTDVQDAAAQVDGDAFVMGPAAQAAQFRQVVDVILGIVVGLLAVAVVIALVGVTNTLSLSVIERTRESATLRAIGLSTAQLRGMLAVEGILIAGVGAVLGIVLGLVFGWSGAATALAIMGDVHYAVPWTDIVVVLGVALVAGFLASVVPARAAARTSPVAALGVE; this is encoded by the coding sequence ATGGCCACCTCCTTCCCCACCGCACGCCTCACCCTGGGGCAGATGCGCCGCAGCACCGGCCGCCTCACCGCGGCCGGCGTCGCGATCCTGATCAGCACGGCATTCGTCACCGTGACGCTGCTGGCCGGCGGCGTCATCCAGGGCACCACCCACGACATGGTGGCGGCGCAGTACGCGGACGCCGACGTCGTCGTGTCCACCGGCGCACAGTCGCAGATCTCGTTCTCCACCGCCGACATCGACGCGATCAGTGCCGTCGACGGCGTCGAGACCGTCCAGCCCGCCGTGAGCTGGTCGGGCGAGCTGCGCAACGGCGGCCAGGGCGGCTACCAGAACTTCGTCCCGGCTCCGGAGGACCCGCGGCTCTCGCCGCTCGAGCTGACCGACGGCGCCTGGCCCACCGCCTCCGACGAGGTGGCGCTCACGCCGGAGGTCGCCGAGCGGCTCGGGGTCGGCCTGGGCGACACGGCGACGCTCACGCGGACCCTGTACCCCGAGGGCTGGGCCGAGAGCGAGGCGATGGACCCGGCTGAAGAGCTCGGCGAGCCGGAGGAGGTCACCGAGACGCTGACCGTCACCGGCCTTGCCGCGGACCCCTACGGCGCCTACTCGGTCTTCGGCGGCGCCGCCGCGGTCACTACCGCCACGCTCGACGCCTGGAACGCGGACGAGCCGTTTCCGAACACGGTCAGCGATCTGCTCATCACCCTCGACACCGCGCCGACCGGCGACACCGTCCCGGCAGCCCTGAGCGCCGCTGTCCAGGAGGCCGCCGGCGACGCCACCGCGGCCGGTGCGCAGGTCTCTGTCCAGACCACCGAGGCGGTGGCCACGGAGCAGACCGCGGCGCAGACCGGCGGCCAGGACCTCGTCTTCTTCGTGTTCGTCATGACGTTCGCCGCCATCGCGCTGCTGATCGCCGCCATGGTCATCACCAACACGTTCCAGGTGCTCGTGGCCCAGCGGACCCGCACCCTCGCCCTCCTGCGCTGCATCGGGGCGGGGACCAGCCAGCTCTACCGCAGCGTGCTGCTGGAGGCCGCGATCCTCGGTGTGATCGCCTCGGCAGCGGGCATCCTGACTGGTGTGGTGCTCGCCCAGGTGGCGCTGATGGTGGCGCCCAGCTTCGACCTCGGCGTGCCGCTCCCGGCGGCCATCGCCCTGACCTGGCAGTCGATCGTGCTGCCGCTGGCCGTCGGCACGGGTGTGACGGTCCTGGCCGCACTCGCCCCCGCCCGCTCGGCTACCCGCGTCGCGCCGCTGGCCGCGCTGCGGCCGTCCGACGCCCCGACGCTGCGCGCCCGTTCCGGCCGCGCCCGCCTCGTGATCTCGCTCCTGTGCCTGGTGGGCGGTTTCGGGGCGCTCGGCCTCGGCGTCGCACTCGGGATGGGCGGCAACCCGCAGTTCGGCCTCATCGCGGCCGTCGGTGGTGGCGCGCTCGCCTTCTTCGGCGTCGTGCTGAGCGCGGTGCTCTGGCTGCCGCGAGTCGCGGCGGGCCTGGGCTCCCTCGTGTCCCGGACCGGTCCGGCGTCTCGCCTCGCGGTCGCCAACACGCTGCGCAACCCGCGCCGCACGGCGGCCACCTCCACGGCGCTGCTCATCGGCGTCACGCTGGTCACCATGATGTCCACGGGCGCCGCCAGCGCCCGGGTATCCGCGGAGAACATGCTCGACGAGTCGTTCCCGTACGACGTGAGCGTCTCGACGTCGCCCGAATACCTCGACGGCATGCTCGACGCCGTCGCCGACACCCCCGGGATCACCGCCACCACGCTCGTCACCAACGCGACGGTCGACCTCGGTGGCCTCGAGGGTATGGGGGTCACGGCGGCCGATCCCGCGGAGCTGGCAGCCGTGGTGAACGTGCCCGACGAGGCGGCTCGCCTCACGGACGGCTCGATCCTCCTGTCCCAGGAGGCGGCCGACTCGCTGTCCGTCGGCGACGGCGACAGCCTGACCGCCACCGGCCCGGCCGGCTCGACCGACCTGACCGTCGTCATCACGGCCGGAGGCACGCTCAACCGCACCATCACGACCGGGGATCTCGGCCGGCTGTTCTCCGACGCCGACATCGAGACCCAGACCTACACCGACGTCTGGGCGCACATCTCGGGTGGCGAACCCATGGATGTGCTCACGGACGTCCAGGACGCGGCCGCGCAGGTCGACGGCGACGCGTTCGTCATGGGTCCGGCCGCCCAGGCCGCGCAGTTCCGGCAGGTCGTGGACGTCATCCTCGGCATCGTGGTGGGGCTGCTCGCCGTCGCCGTGGTGATCGCCCTGGTCGGCGTGACCAACACGCTGTCTCTGTCGGTCATCGAGCGGACCCGCGAGTCCGCGACCCTGCGTGCCATCGGCCTGAGCACGGCGCAGCTGCGCGGCATGCTCGCCGTCGAGGGCATCCTGATCGCCGGCGTCGGCGCGGTGCTCGGCATCGTGCTCGGCCTGGTGTTCGGCTGGTCCGGGGCGGCGACCGCCCTGGCCATCATGGGCGACGTGCACTACGCCGTCCCGTGGACGGACATCGTGGTGGTCCTGGGCGTCGCCCTCGTCGCCGGATTCCTCGCGTCGGTCGTGCCGGCGCGGGCCGCGGCCCGCACGTCGCCGGTGGCGGCGCTCGGGGTGGAGTGA